One Lysobacter enzymogenes DNA segment encodes these proteins:
- a CDS encoding hybrid sensor histidine kinase/response regulator, whose translation MSASNPAALRPRELLAAAALAAALALGHARFGQDLHDVLPLLGLYLLAALAAWYDGVRGGAVAVAAALAAIVFWPGLRVQIGLAGCALFLAGASALVWIAATLRRRRNRLRLQQEQWSAVLAGVGDGVALIGRDARVLYLNPAAGRLLDVAPEHARGRLAGDVFDGWPQALPDRAGPLRLRGAGDKPLQAEAVPLQGPRDAFSGHAVFLREPRGAEEGMSERRLRAVFDTDLWGVCFADVQGGRWWANPGFERMLAPAADESAPMRTQSLEQLGVPAELLQRLRSEGAFEPVEVALPERGGEPSWMLLAGEALSEHDIALLALDIGERKRSDAALRAQRLLMRALIDRIPALVAYVDARQRYRLCNRAYRRWFGDRRLQGLPLRDAHPAPELAPYLPLLERAFAGQAVRFPVELSRRGAQRHFDVQFVPHRPEGDGIEGVVVHALDVTARVEAARRVEASERRFRSLAVAGAGMVWYADAAGRLLDAPGWEDLTGQARAQARGEGWLGAVDPLDRERVRSAWHEHLRAAEPELLDLEFRVLSAHGEARHVVLRAVPVTDNAGKVLEWIGGLRDVHERRLFEEQLRHAEAEQHALLDNLPKMVWIAEPDGSIRYQNRRWYEYTGLGGDQDWRDICHPDDLADGLRSWDEAIRNGRPLNVELRFRRAGDGQYRWHIVRGQPLLDPHGRLRCWYGASTDIEDQKRALEMMAAANQRVSHFLAVLSHELRNPLSSVAAAGELLQRTDLDAPQRERALATLARQNRHVQRMVEDLLDIARVTQGGMELRREPLDLRALLEEVREDNLARADAAGVVFDPIEGLDLAPVYGDRARLRQVFDNLVSNAIKASEPGQRIGASLQRAPLSDGAAGLGVQVCDQGLGLDRDIAGNLFEPFVQTPDWRSRGLGLGLSIVKTLVERHGGQVAARSEGPGSGSCFEVRLPLAAAPAADSADSADSAPAPAAAAPARRGRVLIVDDEADTADALATLLALDGHRVRVAGDGEQALSLWSEEPAEVVLCDLELPGPLNGYDVARALRAAPRTPYLIAYSGYGQAEDRERTREVGFDEHLIKPASIDRIQAALQRGLGQASSKS comes from the coding sequence ATGTCCGCTTCCAACCCGGCCGCGCTGCGGCCGCGCGAACTGCTCGCCGCCGCCGCGTTGGCCGCGGCGCTGGCGTTGGGGCACGCGCGCTTCGGCCAGGACCTGCACGACGTCCTGCCGCTGCTCGGCCTGTACCTGCTGGCCGCGCTCGCGGCCTGGTACGACGGCGTGCGCGGCGGCGCCGTGGCGGTGGCGGCGGCGCTGGCGGCGATCGTGTTCTGGCCGGGTTTGCGGGTGCAGATCGGGCTGGCCGGTTGCGCCTTGTTCCTGGCCGGCGCCAGCGCGCTGGTATGGATCGCCGCGACGCTGCGGCGGCGGCGCAATCGCCTGCGCCTGCAGCAGGAACAGTGGTCGGCGGTGCTGGCCGGGGTCGGCGACGGCGTCGCGCTGATCGGCCGCGACGCGCGCGTGCTCTATCTCAACCCTGCCGCGGGGCGGCTGCTCGACGTCGCCCCCGAACATGCGCGCGGGCGCCTGGCCGGCGACGTGTTCGACGGCTGGCCGCAAGCCTTGCCGGACCGCGCCGGGCCGCTGCGATTGCGCGGCGCCGGCGACAAACCATTGCAGGCCGAGGCGGTGCCGCTGCAGGGGCCGCGCGACGCGTTCTCCGGCCACGCGGTGTTCTTGCGCGAACCGCGCGGCGCCGAGGAAGGCATGAGCGAACGGCGCCTGCGCGCGGTGTTCGACACCGACCTGTGGGGCGTGTGCTTCGCCGATGTCCAGGGCGGGCGCTGGTGGGCCAACCCCGGCTTCGAGCGCATGCTCGCGCCGGCGGCCGACGAGTCCGCGCCGATGCGCACGCAGTCGCTGGAGCAACTCGGCGTCCCGGCGGAGCTGCTGCAGCGGCTGCGCAGCGAAGGCGCGTTCGAACCGGTGGAAGTGGCCCTGCCCGAACGCGGCGGCGAGCCGTCGTGGATGCTGCTCGCCGGCGAGGCCCTGTCCGAACACGACATCGCCCTGCTCGCGCTGGACATCGGCGAACGCAAGCGCAGCGACGCGGCGCTGCGCGCCCAGCGCCTGCTGATGCGCGCGCTGATCGACCGGATTCCGGCGCTGGTCGCCTACGTCGACGCGCGCCAGCGCTACCGCCTGTGCAACCGCGCCTACCGCCGCTGGTTCGGCGACCGCCGGCTGCAGGGCCTGCCGCTGCGCGATGCGCATCCGGCGCCGGAGCTGGCGCCGTACCTGCCGTTGCTGGAACGCGCGTTCGCCGGCCAGGCCGTGCGCTTCCCGGTGGAGCTGTCGCGGCGCGGCGCGCAGCGGCACTTCGATGTGCAGTTCGTGCCGCACCGGCCCGAGGGCGACGGGATCGAAGGCGTGGTGGTGCACGCGCTGGACGTGACCGCCCGGGTCGAGGCGGCGCGCCGGGTAGAGGCCAGCGAACGCCGTTTCCGCAGCCTGGCCGTGGCCGGCGCCGGCATGGTCTGGTACGCCGACGCCGCCGGGCGCCTGCTCGACGCGCCGGGCTGGGAGGACCTGACCGGCCAGGCGCGCGCGCAGGCGCGCGGCGAGGGCTGGCTCGGCGCGGTCGATCCGCTCGACCGCGAACGCGTGCGCTCGGCCTGGCACGAGCATCTGCGCGCGGCCGAGCCGGAACTGCTCGACCTGGAGTTCCGCGTGCTCAGCGCGCACGGCGAGGCGCGCCACGTGGTCCTGCGCGCGGTGCCGGTGACCGACAACGCCGGCAAGGTGCTGGAATGGATCGGCGGCCTGCGCGACGTGCACGAGCGGCGTCTGTTCGAAGAACAGCTGCGCCACGCCGAAGCCGAACAGCACGCGCTGCTGGACAACCTGCCCAAGATGGTCTGGATCGCCGAGCCCGACGGCTCGATCCGCTACCAGAACCGCCGCTGGTACGAATACACCGGCCTGGGCGGCGACCAGGACTGGCGCGACATCTGCCACCCCGACGATCTCGCCGACGGCCTGCGTAGCTGGGACGAAGCCATCCGCAACGGCCGCCCGCTCAACGTCGAACTGCGCTTCCGCCGCGCCGGCGACGGCCAGTACCGCTGGCACATCGTGCGCGGGCAGCCGCTGCTGGACCCGCACGGCCGCTTGCGCTGCTGGTACGGCGCCAGCACCGACATCGAGGACCAGAAGCGCGCGCTGGAGATGATGGCCGCGGCCAACCAACGCGTCAGCCACTTCCTCGCCGTGCTCAGCCACGAACTGCGCAATCCGCTCTCGAGCGTGGCCGCGGCCGGCGAACTGCTGCAGCGCACCGACCTGGACGCGCCGCAGCGCGAACGCGCGCTGGCGACGCTGGCGCGGCAGAACCGCCATGTGCAGCGCATGGTCGAGGACCTGCTCGATATCGCCCGGGTCACCCAGGGCGGCATGGAACTGCGCCGCGAGCCGCTGGATCTGCGCGCCCTGCTGGAAGAAGTGCGCGAGGACAACCTGGCCCGCGCCGACGCCGCCGGCGTGGTGTTCGACCCGATCGAGGGACTCGACCTCGCGCCCGTTTACGGCGACCGCGCGCGCCTGCGCCAGGTGTTCGACAATCTGGTCTCCAACGCGATCAAGGCGAGCGAGCCGGGCCAGCGCATCGGCGCGTCGCTGCAGCGCGCGCCGCTGTCCGACGGCGCCGCCGGCCTGGGCGTGCAGGTATGCGACCAGGGCCTGGGCCTGGACCGCGATATCGCCGGCAATCTGTTCGAACCGTTCGTGCAGACGCCGGACTGGCGCTCGCGCGGGCTCGGGCTCGGCCTGAGCATCGTCAAGACCCTGGTCGAGCGCCACGGCGGCCAGGTCGCCGCGCGCAGCGAGGGGCCGGGCTCGGGTTCGTGTTTCGAGGTGCGCCTGCCGCTGGCTGCGGCGCCCGCCGCCGATTCCGCCGATTCCGCCGATTCCGCGCCCGCGCCCGCCGCGGCCGCGCCGGCGCGGCGCGGCCGGGTGCTGATCGTCGACGACGAAGCCGACACCGCCGATGCCCTGGCCACCCTGCTGGCGCTGGACGGCCACCGGGTGCGCGTCGCCGGCGACGGCGAACAGGCGCTGTCGCTATGGAGCGAGGAGCCGGCCGAGGTGGTGCTGTGCGACCTGGAACTGCCGGGCCCGCTCAACGGCTACGACGTCGCGCGGGCATTGCGCGCGGCGCCGCGCACGCCGTACCTGATCGCGTACAGCGGCTACGGACAGGCCGAGGACCGCGAACGCACCCGCGAGGTCGGTTTCGACGAACACCTGATCAAACCGGCGTCGATCGACCGCATCCAGGCGGCGCTGCAGCGCGGACTGGGCCAGGCGTCGTCGAAGTCCTGA
- a CDS encoding sigma-54-dependent transcriptional regulator, giving the protein MPNDLAYTGTPASPAGAAPTVLIVDDDQDFARSAADFARSHGYTPYLAHSLEQSRGFAQLALMDLLLLDLDLPDGSGFELLDEDALPESGQIAIVTGHPSVETAARAVARPVMEYLVKPLVPEQFGELLDRVAARGREERSADPLGMIGRSPPMQRLGADLRRIAPSTLSVLLSGESGTGKELAARALHRLSGRGGAFVAVNCGAIAPDLLASHLFGHERGSFTGAAGRHSGYFEQAHGGTLFLDEITEMPAALQVYLLRVLESGALTRVGGAGEIAIDVRVVAACNRDPLRAVEEGALREDLYYRLADVHLELPPLRNRSGDAALIARAVLDELNAEHGARKRLAGGSERALAAHPWPGNVRELRSAVRRAFLTAPGDEVRIVPGARRLRAAAEDPATVRFSVGMSYAEIEREMLLKTLAHFGQDRTRTARALGVSVRTVHNQIARLREAGCEVDATIWTERGGPSK; this is encoded by the coding sequence GTGCCCAACGACCTCGCGTACACCGGTACGCCGGCATCGCCCGCCGGCGCCGCGCCGACGGTGCTGATCGTCGACGACGACCAGGACTTCGCCCGCTCCGCCGCGGACTTCGCCCGCTCGCACGGCTACACCCCGTATCTGGCGCATTCGCTGGAGCAGTCGCGCGGGTTCGCGCAACTTGCGCTGATGGACCTGTTGCTGCTCGACCTCGACCTGCCCGACGGCAGCGGCTTCGAACTGCTCGACGAAGACGCCCTGCCCGAGTCGGGCCAGATCGCCATCGTCACCGGGCATCCGTCGGTGGAAACCGCGGCGCGCGCGGTCGCGCGGCCGGTCATGGAGTACCTGGTCAAGCCGCTGGTGCCGGAACAGTTCGGCGAATTGCTCGACCGCGTCGCCGCGCGCGGACGCGAGGAACGCAGCGCCGATCCGCTCGGGATGATCGGGCGCTCGCCGCCGATGCAGCGGCTGGGCGCGGACCTGCGGCGGATCGCGCCCTCGACGCTGTCGGTGTTGCTGAGCGGCGAAAGCGGCACCGGCAAGGAACTGGCCGCGCGCGCCCTGCACCGCCTCAGCGGCCGCGGCGGCGCCTTCGTCGCGGTCAACTGCGGCGCGATCGCGCCGGACCTGCTGGCCAGCCACCTGTTCGGCCACGAACGCGGTAGCTTCACCGGCGCCGCGGGCCGCCACAGCGGCTATTTCGAGCAAGCGCACGGCGGTACGCTGTTCCTCGACGAAATCACCGAGATGCCGGCGGCGCTGCAGGTTTATCTACTGCGCGTGCTCGAATCCGGCGCGCTGACCCGGGTCGGCGGCGCCGGCGAGATCGCGATCGACGTGCGCGTGGTCGCCGCCTGCAACCGCGATCCGCTGCGCGCGGTCGAGGAAGGCGCGTTGCGCGAAGACCTTTACTACCGCCTCGCCGACGTGCACCTGGAGTTGCCGCCGCTGCGCAACCGCAGCGGCGACGCGGCTTTGATCGCGCGCGCCGTCCTGGACGAGCTCAATGCCGAACACGGCGCGCGCAAGCGCCTGGCCGGCGGCAGCGAGCGCGCGTTGGCCGCGCATCCCTGGCCCGGCAACGTGCGCGAGTTGCGCAGCGCGGTCCGCCGCGCGTTCCTGACCGCGCCCGGCGACGAAGTGCGCATCGTGCCCGGCGCGCGCCGCCTGCGCGCCGCCGCCGAGGATCCCGCCACGGTCCGCTTCAGCGTCGGCATGAGCTATGCCGAGATCGAGCGCGAGATGCTGCTCAAGACCCTGGCCCACTTCGGCCAGGACCGCACCCGCACCGCCCGCGCCCTCGGCGTGAGCGTGCGCACCGTGCACAACCAGATCGCGCGCTTGCGCGAAGCCGGTTGCGAGGTGGATGCAACGATCTGGACCGAGCGAGGTGGACCCAGCAAGTGA
- a CDS encoding mechanosensitive ion channel family protein: MTGAAAASILATAAVPAAASFDWSAVRGRLLAELYRFVAAAPLLLLALLLTLAAWWFGGWLARRALIDRLAGANPFLKNLLATTLRGGCALLGLAVGLQLMNATAIVGALLGTAGVVGIALGFAFKDIIENYIAGVLLSLRQPFRPHDHVRIAEHEGLVMAMTARATVLMTLDGNQLRVPNAIVFKSVILNFSQNPSRRFEFDLSAPFDGALEATQARIRRRVEAVDGVLREPDAEVLLVSSGDGKAGVRVRGWIDQRRSDIDQVRSAALRAATAALQADAAAPAPAAAAASARPGAPERTRQHLLRAGEAGAGSRDLLDPAAPVE; encoded by the coding sequence ATGACGGGCGCGGCCGCGGCGTCGATCCTGGCCACCGCGGCGGTGCCGGCGGCGGCGTCGTTCGACTGGAGCGCGGTGCGCGGGCGCTTGCTGGCCGAGCTCTACCGGTTCGTCGCCGCCGCGCCGCTGCTGCTGCTCGCGCTGCTGCTGACCCTGGCGGCATGGTGGTTCGGCGGATGGCTGGCGCGGCGCGCGCTGATCGACCGCCTGGCCGGCGCCAACCCGTTCCTCAAGAACCTGCTGGCGACCACGCTGCGCGGCGGCTGCGCCTTGCTAGGCCTGGCCGTGGGCCTGCAGCTGATGAACGCCACCGCGATCGTCGGCGCGCTGCTGGGCACCGCCGGCGTGGTCGGCATCGCCTTGGGCTTCGCGTTCAAGGACATCATCGAGAACTACATCGCCGGGGTGCTGCTGAGCCTGCGCCAACCTTTCCGCCCGCACGATCATGTCCGCATCGCCGAGCACGAAGGGCTGGTGATGGCGATGACCGCGCGCGCGACCGTGCTGATGACCCTGGACGGCAACCAGCTGCGGGTGCCGAACGCGATCGTGTTCAAGAGCGTGATCCTCAACTTCAGCCAGAACCCGAGCCGGCGCTTCGAGTTCGACCTCAGCGCGCCGTTCGACGGCGCCCTGGAGGCGACGCAGGCGCGGATCCGAAGGCGGGTGGAAGCGGTCGACGGCGTGTTGCGCGAGCCCGACGCCGAGGTCTTGCTGGTCTCCAGCGGCGACGGCAAGGCCGGCGTGCGCGTGCGCGGCTGGATCGACCAGCGCCGCAGCGATATCGACCAAGTGCGCAGCGCCGCGCTGCGCGCCGCGACCGCGGCATTGCAGGCCGATGCGGCCGCGCCGGCGCCGGCCGCGGCGGCCGCGTCGGCCCGCCCCGGTGCGCCGGAGCGCACCCGCCAGCATCTGTTGCGCGCGGGCGAGGCTGGCGCCGGTTCGCGCGATCTGCTCGATCCCGCCGCGCCGGTGGAATGA
- the ligD gene encoding DNA ligase D has translation MSLHEYRRKRRFDRTREPEPGAPPRGERAIFVVQLHHASHRHYDFRLQVGDALKSWAVPKGPSYDPAVKRMAVEVEDHPLGYAGFEGEIPHGEYGGGHVARFDTGVWATDGDPQAQLAKGHLRFELFGRKLKGGWHLVRSGKPARQPQWLLFKDRDEYAGTLEADDLLADVASPPAADAQRAGRGKPRKRRLAEVAPARARRRDWAAAARKLPGARRAPFDGGAFELQLARLVEAPPAGEQWLHELKWDGYRIGVGVAAGRARLWSRNALEWTRKIPEIAAAVEALGLDSAALDGELIAGRGAREDFNLLQATLSGEKQGALSLVVFDLLHLDGWDLSAAPLLQRKALLEQLLQRAGPHLRYSSHILGDGERAYALAAEQGFEGIVSKRADRAHHPGRSDEWRKSKRLASDEFAVVGYTPPKGARSGFGALLLARPDPAHGWSYVGRVGSGFSADLLARISKRLPRGAAAPTVHVPPHDTDLRAARWFAPALVVEAFYRGVGGHGLLRQASFKTLREDKTPAALADRDRGPGAAARLRSNSNSNSNSEPPPKRTAMTRKAAKASAGKAKAGKTRTGKSQAAADLDDFRLTSPERVVYPDIGASKRDVAAYYLAMADWLLPEIVDRPLSIVRCTQGAARPCFFQKHHTAGLDDVDSVSLEEESGQRADYLVVRDLAGLMNLVQFNALEFHPWGATAQRPDRADRIVFDLDPGSGVPWTEVIAAARQLRSLLAKLELQSFVRTSGGKGLHVVVPLNPGCDWDLVKPFAHSFAETLAQMEPLKYIATATKKFRNGKIFVDYLRNGRGATSVASFSLRAREGAPVAMPLRWEELGRVKSGHAFDIRSAQARVKRLRRHPWAGIDAVRQDLDRLAERLQRLRPDD, from the coding sequence ATGAGCCTGCACGAATACCGGCGCAAGCGGCGCTTCGACCGCACCCGCGAGCCCGAACCGGGCGCGCCGCCGCGCGGCGAGCGCGCGATTTTCGTCGTCCAGCTGCATCACGCCAGCCATCGCCACTACGACTTCCGCCTGCAGGTCGGCGACGCGCTCAAGAGCTGGGCGGTGCCCAAGGGGCCGTCCTACGATCCGGCGGTCAAGCGCATGGCGGTGGAAGTCGAGGACCACCCGCTCGGCTACGCCGGTTTCGAAGGCGAAATTCCCCACGGCGAATACGGCGGCGGCCACGTCGCGCGGTTCGACACCGGGGTGTGGGCGACCGACGGCGATCCGCAGGCGCAACTGGCCAAGGGCCACCTGCGCTTCGAACTGTTCGGGCGCAAGCTCAAGGGCGGCTGGCACCTGGTGCGTTCGGGCAAGCCCGCGCGCCAGCCGCAATGGTTGTTGTTCAAGGACCGCGACGAATACGCCGGCACGCTCGAAGCCGACGACCTGCTCGCCGACGTCGCCTCGCCGCCGGCGGCCGACGCGCAGCGCGCCGGCCGCGGCAAGCCGCGCAAGCGCCGCCTGGCCGAAGTCGCGCCGGCGCGCGCGCGGCGCCGCGACTGGGCCGCGGCGGCGCGCAAGCTGCCCGGCGCGCGGCGGGCGCCGTTCGATGGCGGCGCGTTCGAGCTGCAGTTGGCGCGCTTGGTCGAAGCGCCGCCTGCGGGCGAACAATGGCTGCACGAACTCAAATGGGACGGTTACCGGATCGGCGTCGGCGTCGCCGCCGGCCGCGCGCGGCTGTGGTCGCGCAACGCGCTGGAGTGGACCCGGAAGATTCCCGAGATCGCCGCCGCGGTCGAAGCGTTGGGCCTGGACAGCGCGGCGCTGGACGGCGAACTGATCGCCGGCCGCGGCGCGCGCGAGGACTTCAACCTGCTGCAGGCGACGCTGTCGGGCGAGAAACAGGGCGCGCTGTCGCTGGTGGTGTTCGACCTGCTGCACCTGGACGGCTGGGACCTCAGCGCCGCACCGCTGCTGCAACGCAAGGCGCTGCTGGAACAGCTGCTGCAGCGGGCCGGGCCGCATTTGCGCTACAGCTCGCACATCCTCGGCGACGGCGAGCGCGCCTACGCGCTGGCCGCCGAACAGGGCTTCGAAGGCATCGTGTCCAAGCGCGCCGACCGCGCCCACCATCCCGGCCGTAGCGACGAGTGGCGCAAGAGCAAGCGCTTGGCCAGCGACGAATTCGCCGTGGTCGGCTACACGCCGCCGAAGGGCGCGCGCAGCGGGTTCGGCGCGTTGCTGCTGGCGCGGCCGGACCCGGCGCACGGCTGGTCCTACGTGGGCCGCGTGGGCAGCGGTTTTTCCGCCGACTTGCTGGCGCGGATCAGCAAGCGCCTGCCCAGGGGCGCCGCCGCGCCGACGGTGCACGTGCCGCCGCACGACACCGACCTGCGCGCGGCGCGCTGGTTCGCGCCGGCATTGGTGGTCGAGGCGTTCTATCGCGGCGTCGGCGGCCACGGCCTGCTGCGGCAGGCCTCGTTCAAGACGTTGCGCGAGGACAAGACGCCCGCCGCGCTGGCCGACCGCGACCGCGGTCCGGGCGCCGCGGCCCGGCTTCGCTCCAACTCCAACTCCAACTCCAACTCCGAACCGCCACCGAAGCGAACCGCCATGACCCGCAAGGCCGCCAAAGCCAGCGCCGGCAAGGCCAAAGCCGGCAAGACGCGCACCGGCAAGTCCCAGGCTGCCGCCGACCTCGACGACTTCCGCCTCACCAGCCCCGAACGCGTGGTCTATCCCGACATCGGCGCGAGCAAGCGCGACGTCGCCGCCTACTATCTGGCGATGGCCGACTGGCTGTTGCCGGAAATCGTCGACCGGCCGCTGTCGATCGTGCGCTGTACCCAGGGCGCGGCGCGGCCGTGCTTCTTCCAGAAGCACCACACCGCCGGGCTAGACGACGTGGACAGCGTCAGCCTGGAAGAGGAATCGGGCCAGCGCGCCGACTATCTGGTGGTGCGCGATCTGGCCGGACTGATGAACCTGGTCCAGTTCAACGCACTGGAGTTCCATCCGTGGGGCGCGACGGCGCAGCGGCCCGACCGCGCCGACCGCATCGTGTTCGATCTCGACCCCGGCAGCGGCGTGCCCTGGACGGAGGTGATCGCCGCCGCGCGCCAGTTGCGCTCGCTGCTGGCCAAGCTGGAACTGCAGTCGTTCGTGCGCACCTCCGGCGGCAAGGGCCTGCATGTGGTGGTGCCGCTGAACCCCGGCTGCGACTGGGACCTGGTCAAACCGTTCGCGCACAGCTTCGCCGAGACCCTGGCGCAGATGGAGCCGCTCAAGTACATCGCCACCGCGACCAAGAAATTCCGCAACGGCAAGATATTCGTCGACTACCTGCGCAACGGCCGCGGCGCCACCAGCGTGGCCTCGTTCTCGCTGCGCGCGCGCGAGGGCGCGCCGGTGGCGATGCCGCTGCGCTGGGAGGAACTGGGCCGGGTCAAGAGCGGCCACGCGTTCGACATCCGCTCCGCGCAGGCGCGGGTCAAGCGCCTGCGCCGGCATCCATGGGCGGGGATCGACGCGGTGCGCCAGGACCTGGACCGCCTGGCCGAACGCCTGCAGCGGCTGCGGCCGGACGATTGA
- a CDS encoding Ku protein, giving the protein MARPIWTGTISFGLLNIPVKLMAGERRVDLHFRMLDSRNKAPIRYERVNEETGEEVPWKEIVKAFEYDKGSYVVLEAADIAAAAPDHTETVDIDAFVDAALIGSEYYDKPYILEPGKKAEKGYVLLREVLEKTGKVGIGRVVIRTREYLAALAPKGNALVLLILRYAQELVDPEDYKLPEGGLAKWKISAREVEMAQQLIESMTAPWKPESYKDDFRQRLHKVIEQRVKAKKVVRGKQADESKLPENAATNVIDFAELLKRSLAKKGAAAPAKAAGKRAAKTAKAAKKKPAKPAARSRATKRA; this is encoded by the coding sequence ATGGCACGCCCGATCTGGACCGGCACGATCTCCTTCGGCCTGCTCAACATCCCGGTCAAGCTGATGGCCGGCGAGCGCCGGGTCGACCTGCATTTCCGCATGCTCGACAGCCGCAACAAGGCGCCGATCCGCTACGAGCGGGTCAACGAGGAGACCGGCGAGGAAGTGCCGTGGAAGGAGATCGTCAAGGCCTTCGAATACGACAAGGGCAGTTACGTGGTGCTGGAAGCGGCCGACATCGCGGCCGCCGCGCCGGACCACACCGAAACCGTCGACATCGATGCCTTCGTCGATGCGGCCCTGATCGGCAGCGAGTACTACGACAAGCCCTACATCCTGGAGCCGGGCAAGAAGGCAGAGAAGGGCTATGTGCTGTTGCGCGAGGTGCTGGAGAAAACCGGCAAGGTCGGCATCGGCCGGGTGGTCATCCGCACCCGCGAATACCTGGCCGCGCTGGCGCCCAAGGGCAACGCGCTGGTCCTGCTGATCCTGCGCTACGCCCAGGAACTGGTCGACCCGGAAGACTACAAGCTGCCCGAAGGCGGCCTGGCGAAATGGAAGATCTCCGCGCGCGAGGTGGAAATGGCGCAGCAGTTGATCGAATCCATGACCGCGCCGTGGAAACCCGAATCCTACAAGGACGACTTCCGCCAGCGCCTGCACAAGGTCATCGAGCAACGGGTCAAGGCCAAGAAGGTGGTGCGCGGCAAGCAGGCCGACGAATCCAAATTGCCGGAGAACGCCGCGACCAACGTCATCGACTTCGCCGAGCTGCTCAAGCGCAGCCTGGCGAAGAAAGGCGCCGCAGCGCCGGCCAAGGCGGCCGGCAAGCGCGCGGCCAAGACCGCCAAGGCTGCGAAGAAGAAGCCGGCCAAGCCGGCGGCGCGTTCGCGGGCGACCAAGCGCGCCTGA
- a CDS encoding pyridoxamine 5'-phosphate oxidase family protein, translating to MTDSQALERKLWKHLHDDRTIMLGVEGENGHSRPMTALAEGDRSPLWIFTARDNELVRRLERPARAVAAFVAKDHSVFASIEGELHLDIDRAVIDHLWNPFIAAWYEGGKDDPNLALLRFDASSAEVWLNENSLLAGMKLLLGMDPKREYADKVGEVDLKR from the coding sequence ATGACCGATTCCCAAGCGCTGGAACGCAAACTGTGGAAGCACCTGCACGACGACCGCACGATCATGCTGGGCGTCGAAGGCGAAAACGGCCACAGCCGGCCGATGACCGCGCTGGCCGAGGGCGACCGCTCGCCGCTGTGGATCTTCACCGCGCGCGACAACGAACTGGTCCGCCGCCTGGAGCGGCCGGCCCGCGCCGTCGCGGCGTTCGTGGCGAAGGATCACTCTGTGTTCGCGAGCATCGAGGGCGAGTTGCACCTGGACATCGATCGCGCCGTGATCGACCATTTGTGGAACCCGTTCATCGCGGCCTGGTACGAGGGCGGCAAGGACGATCCGAACTTGGCGTTGCTGCGGTTCGATGCGAGCAGCGCGGAGGTCTGGTTGAACGAAAACAGCCTGCTCGCCGGCATGAAGCTGTTGCTGGGCATGGATCCCAAGCGCGAATACGCCGACAAGGTCGGCGAAGTGGATCTGAAGCGCTGA
- a CDS encoding DNA-formamidopyrimidine glycosylase family protein: MPEGPTIVILKEEAAAFDGRVVERVAGNSTQDIQRMRGRRIRAIRSWGKHFLLEFSGFSLRVHLMLYGSYRINERREAAPRLSLQFAGGDELNFYACSVKFIETPLDEVYDWSADVMNPHWDPKSARAKLKQMPQALAADALLDQNVFSGVGNIIKNEVLHRIRLHPESPIGALPPRKLGELIAQARDYSFDFYRWKKAYELKRHLQVHTKTHCPRDGARLSFRKHLGRYKRRAFFCPLCQRLYAPATDAAG, encoded by the coding sequence ATGCCTGAAGGCCCCACGATCGTCATCCTGAAAGAAGAAGCCGCGGCGTTCGACGGACGCGTGGTGGAGCGCGTGGCCGGCAACAGCACCCAGGACATCCAGCGGATGCGCGGCCGCAGAATCCGCGCGATCCGCTCGTGGGGCAAGCATTTCCTGCTCGAGTTCTCCGGCTTCAGCCTGCGCGTGCACCTCATGCTGTACGGCAGTTACCGCATCAACGAACGGCGCGAGGCCGCGCCGCGCCTGAGCCTGCAGTTCGCCGGCGGCGACGAACTGAATTTCTACGCGTGTTCGGTCAAGTTCATCGAAACGCCGCTGGACGAGGTCTACGACTGGTCGGCCGACGTCATGAACCCGCATTGGGACCCGAAGTCCGCGCGCGCGAAGCTCAAGCAGATGCCGCAGGCGCTGGCCGCCGATGCGTTGCTGGACCAGAACGTGTTTTCCGGTGTCGGCAACATCATCAAGAACGAGGTCCTGCACCGGATCCGCCTGCATCCCGAGAGCCCGATAGGCGCGCTGCCGCCGCGCAAGCTCGGCGAGCTGATCGCCCAGGCCCGCGACTACAGCTTCGACTTCTATCGCTGGAAGAAGGCTTACGAGCTCAAGCGGCACCTGCAGGTGCACACCAAGACCCACTGCCCGCGCGACGGCGCCCGGCTGAGCTTTCGCAAGCATCTCGGGCGCTACAAGCGACGCGCGTTCTTCTGCCCGCTGTGCCAGCGACTGTACGCGCCCGCGACGGACGCCGCCGGCTAG